Proteins from one Dysgonomonas sp. HDW5A genomic window:
- a CDS encoding biotin/lipoyl-containing protein: MGREIKFSLVYRDMWQSSGKYQPRVDQLTQIAPVIIDMGCFARVETNGGAFEQVNLLYGENPNTAVREWTAPFNAVGIQTHMLERGLNGLRMNPVPKDVRRLMFKVKCAQGTNISRSFDGLNDPRNLELSVKYAKEAGMISQTALCITHSPIHTVDYYVNFADKLVDFGADEFCLKDMAGVGRPAFLGKLTKALKDRHPNIPIEYHGHTGPGFSVASMLEVARAGADYLDAAIEPLSWGMVHPDIITLQAMLKDAGFSVPDINMKAYMEARALTQSFIDDFLGYFIDPSNKIMTSLLVGCGLPGGMMGSMMADLKGMHSAINMALRNNGKAEVTLNDLVVQLFDEVAYIWPKLGYPPLVTPFSQYVKNIALMNIFSMAQGQARFSNIDKDSWNMILGRTGMLPGKLDDEIIELAKSKNLEFYTGNPQEEYPDALDTYRKEMDENGWDYGQDDEELFELAMHDRQYRDYKSGLAKERFNADLEKAKAAAGAPIIVTRPIVEIPNFDIEKVTEKYPDAQPVQAPVSGQVIWQIDLADESTAPVVGTSVKEGDIIAFIQAYYGIEEVKALKSGKIVQIETKQGAKVQKNQVLAFIN; the protein is encoded by the coding sequence ATGGGAAGAGAAATCAAATTTAGTCTCGTTTATCGTGACATGTGGCAGTCATCCGGAAAATACCAGCCACGTGTAGACCAGTTAACACAAATCGCACCGGTTATTATTGATATGGGCTGTTTTGCCCGTGTGGAGACAAATGGTGGTGCTTTTGAACAGGTAAATCTTCTTTATGGCGAAAACCCCAATACGGCTGTTCGCGAATGGACCGCTCCTTTCAATGCAGTAGGAATCCAGACTCATATGTTGGAGCGTGGTTTGAACGGTTTGCGTATGAACCCTGTGCCAAAAGATGTACGTCGTTTGATGTTTAAAGTTAAATGTGCACAAGGAACTAATATATCCCGTTCTTTTGACGGATTGAATGATCCTCGAAATCTTGAATTGTCGGTTAAGTATGCCAAAGAAGCAGGTATGATTTCTCAGACTGCCCTTTGTATCACCCACTCGCCAATCCATACAGTTGATTATTATGTAAATTTTGCAGATAAATTAGTTGATTTTGGTGCTGACGAATTTTGCTTGAAAGATATGGCCGGTGTAGGTCGTCCTGCTTTTCTTGGAAAATTGACAAAAGCACTAAAAGACAGACATCCTAATATTCCTATTGAATATCATGGTCATACAGGACCCGGTTTCTCGGTTGCTTCGATGTTAGAAGTTGCACGTGCCGGAGCCGATTACTTAGATGCAGCTATCGAACCTCTATCATGGGGAATGGTACACCCTGATATCATTACATTGCAAGCCATGTTGAAGGATGCAGGATTTTCTGTGCCTGACATCAATATGAAAGCGTATATGGAAGCTCGTGCTTTGACACAATCTTTCATTGACGATTTCTTAGGATACTTTATCGATCCATCTAATAAAATAATGACTTCGTTACTTGTGGGTTGCGGTCTTCCCGGAGGAATGATGGGATCGATGATGGCTGACCTTAAAGGTATGCATTCGGCTATTAATATGGCACTTCGCAACAATGGTAAAGCTGAAGTTACATTGAATGATCTTGTAGTTCAACTGTTTGATGAAGTTGCTTATATATGGCCTAAATTAGGTTATCCTCCCTTGGTAACACCTTTCAGCCAATATGTGAAGAATATTGCTCTTATGAACATCTTCTCTATGGCACAAGGACAAGCTCGTTTCTCGAATATTGATAAGGATAGCTGGAATATGATTCTAGGTAGAACAGGTATGCTTCCCGGTAAATTGGATGACGAAATTATCGAATTGGCAAAATCTAAAAATCTTGAATTCTATACAGGAAATCCTCAAGAAGAATATCCGGATGCTCTTGATACATATCGTAAAGAAATGGACGAGAACGGATGGGATTACGGTCAAGATGATGAAGAGTTATTTGAGTTGGCAATGCACGACCGTCAATACCGTGATTATAAATCGGGATTGGCTAAAGAGCGTTTCAATGCAGATTTGGAAAAAGCGAAAGCTGCTGCCGGAGCTCCAATTATCGTTACCCGCCCTATAGTTGAAATACCCAATTTTGATATAGAGAAAGTAACAGAAAAATATCCTGATGCTCAACCTGTACAAGCTCCAGTGTCGGGTCAGGTAATCTGGCAAATCGATTTGGCTGACGAATCTACTGCTCCGGTAGTAGGGACTTCGGTAAAAGAAGGCGATATAATTGCCTTCATCCAAGCTTATTATGGCATTGAAGAAGTAAAAGCTTTGAAATCAGGTAAGATTGTTCAAATCGAAACAAAACAAGGTGCAAAAGTTCAAAAAAATCAAGTGCTTGCGTTTATCAACTAA
- a CDS encoding biopolymer transporter ExbD — protein sequence MAEMNTNSNNGDKKKKGQPTKMNLRVDFTPMVDMNMLLITFFMLCTTLSAPQVMDIVMPAKAPIDVDGPESPASKTITLLLSENDQVFYYWGIPEYQNPNSLQKTDLGVDGLRNVLLEKNGVLAQQVKDLKQKRSKKEISEEQFKNELSELKKSKESITVIVKPTNSSTYNNLVKTLDEMQICSVGKYAIVDPEAGDNYLIENYNNFSLAQAR from the coding sequence ATGGCTGAAATGAATACAAACTCCAATAATGGAGATAAAAAGAAGAAAGGGCAACCTACAAAAATGAATCTTCGTGTTGATTTCACCCCCATGGTGGACATGAACATGCTGTTGATAACGTTTTTCATGCTATGCACAACACTTTCAGCACCTCAGGTGATGGATATAGTGATGCCGGCAAAAGCTCCGATAGATGTAGATGGACCTGAAAGCCCAGCTTCAAAAACCATAACATTGCTCTTGAGTGAGAATGATCAAGTATTTTATTATTGGGGAATACCTGAATATCAAAATCCAAACTCTCTACAAAAGACAGATTTGGGAGTAGATGGGCTTAGAAATGTTCTTTTAGAAAAAAATGGTGTTTTAGCTCAACAAGTTAAGGACTTGAAACAAAAAAGATCTAAAAAAGAGATTTCGGAAGAACAATTCAAAAATGAATTATCAGAACTGAAGAAATCGAAAGAAAGCATAACTGTTATAGTAAAACCAACAAATAGTTCTACATATAACAATTTGGTAAAAACTCTGGATGAAATGCAAATATGCAGCGTTGGTAAATACGCCATCGTAGATCCCGAAGCAGGAGACAATTATTTAATTGAAAATTACAACAACTTTAGCTTAGCACAAGCGAGATAA
- a CDS encoding single-stranded DNA-binding protein: MSVNKVILIGNVGKDPDIRYFDNGSAVVNFPLATTERGYTAANGTQIPDRTEWHNVVCWRGLAKVAEQFVKKGTQLFVEGKIRTRSYDDQNGIKRYVVEIYADNLELLGKKGDFQSDGNTGGGYGQQQQPASTPSTPQSQTTNSSPMEDEADDLPF, from the coding sequence ATGTCAGTCAATAAAGTAATATTAATAGGTAATGTAGGGAAAGATCCCGATATCAGATATTTTGATAATGGTAGTGCAGTTGTAAATTTTCCATTAGCAACTACCGAACGTGGATATACGGCAGCCAATGGTACCCAGATTCCCGATCGTACCGAGTGGCATAATGTTGTTTGCTGGAGAGGCTTGGCTAAAGTTGCCGAACAATTTGTGAAAAAAGGTACACAATTGTTTGTTGAAGGAAAAATTCGAACTCGTTCGTATGATGATCAAAATGGAATAAAAAGATATGTTGTGGAGATTTATGCTGATAACCTTGAGCTCTTAGGAAAGAAGGGTGATTTTCAGTCAGATGGTAATACCGGTGGCGGATATGGGCAGCAACAGCAGCCTGCTTCTACTCCATCAACACCACAATCTCAAACAACAAATTCATCGCCGATGGAAGATGAGGCCGATGACTTACCTTTCTAA